From a region of the Nonlabens sp. Hel1_33_55 genome:
- a CDS encoding Hsp20/alpha crystallin family protein — MKLAHRTANNWLPSLIDEMFNNDYSGGTAVRTSQPAVNISENDEGFHLEMIIPGFTKEDVAIEVDKDVLTISSEVQEENEERTEQFTRKEFVKKSFKRSFNLPETVNQDSIKGSYENGILSIELPKKEEALPQPKRMISLK, encoded by the coding sequence ATGAAATTAGCACATAGAACAGCAAATAATTGGTTACCATCTTTAATAGATGAAATGTTTAACAATGATTATTCTGGAGGTACTGCGGTGAGAACAAGTCAGCCAGCGGTAAATATCTCAGAAAACGATGAAGGTTTCCATCTTGAAATGATTATTCCAGGTTTTACTAAAGAAGATGTAGCCATCGAGGTAGACAAGGATGTCTTGACCATTTCGTCAGAAGTTCAAGAAGAGAATGAAGAGAGAACAGAGCAGTTTACCAGAAAGGAATTTGTAAAGAAATCTTTCAAGAGAAGTTTCAACTTGCCAGAAACCGTAAATCAGGATTCCATCAAAGGATCCTATGAAAACGGAATTCTAAGCATTGAACTTCCAAAAAAGGAAGAAGCATTACCACAACCGAAGCGAATGATTTCCTTGAAGTAA
- a CDS encoding TerB family tellurite resistance protein encodes MSYTIQEKTDILKELIAMAHADNHLKKEEIEFIKAIAVRIEVGEEQLNDMLQNPDNEPVKPPKQFIKRIIHFHRLMLMMHIDGNVDDSELQLLHEIALRYGIRGVTVNKLLSTMERYPHGEIPPSELLEIHSETSN; translated from the coding sequence ATGTCCTACACCATACAGGAAAAAACCGATATTTTAAAAGAGTTGATAGCCATGGCTCATGCTGATAATCACCTCAAAAAGGAAGAGATCGAATTTATAAAAGCTATTGCTGTGCGCATTGAGGTAGGTGAGGAGCAGCTGAATGATATGCTACAAAATCCAGATAATGAACCCGTCAAACCGCCCAAACAGTTTATCAAAAGAATCATCCATTTTCATAGGTTGATGTTGATGATGCATATTGATGGAAATGTGGATGATAGCGAGTTACAATTATTGCATGAGATTGCCTTAAGATACGGTATACGTGGTGTGACCGTTAACAAATTATTGAGCACAATGGAGCGTTATCCACATGGAGAAATTCCGCCAAGTGAACTGTTAGAAATTCACTCTGAGACCAGTAATTAG